One window from the genome of Andrena cerasifolii isolate SP2316 chromosome 3, iyAndCera1_principal, whole genome shotgun sequence encodes:
- the LOC143367157 gene encoding uncharacterized protein LOC143367157: MYSAEEYYTMFWMYARNNGDASATVRALAREYPRIETPSEGTIRRLASRLHSTGSMMRRGSVMGRPRAAWNLAVEENVLDAIDEEPTVSVRDLSRRLDASRMTVHRILRENMLHPYSYVRVQHLHPGNGDQRVEGVTLMPTIYKIYMTLLAKRLESEMEVKGMVPDNQTGFRRGRGVIDQIYVLNYIIGREMKEDKRG; encoded by the exons atgtactCTGCTGAAGAATATTACACGATGTTCTGgatgtacgcccggaacaacggggacgcaagtgctactgtgcgagcgttggcacgggaatacccgcgcatcgaaaccccaagcgagggtacgattaggcgtttggcgtcaagattacacTCGACAGGGTCGATGATGCGGCGAGGCAGTGTCAtgggtagacccagagccgcgtggaaccttgcggtagaagagaacgtgttggacgccATAGACGAAGAACCGACCGtcagcgtgcgcgacttgagccgccgcctaga tgccagcagaatgacggtacaccgaattctgagggaaaacatgttgcatccgtacagctatgtacgggtgcaacatttgcaccccgggaatggcgaccagcgggttga AGGAGTGACGTTGATGCCGacgatatataaaatatacatgaCGCTGCTGGCAAAGAGGCTCGAGAGCGAAATGGAGGTGAAGGGCATGGTGCCGGACAACCAGACGGGATTTAGGAGGGGAAGGGGGGTGATAGATCAGATTTATGTACTGAACTACATAATAGGGAGGGAGATGAAGGAGGATAAAAGAGGATGA